One Papaver somniferum cultivar HN1 chromosome 10, ASM357369v1, whole genome shotgun sequence genomic window carries:
- the LOC113319052 gene encoding auxin-responsive protein IAA14-like translates to MEVRRQKMPKLAINLETDLCLGLPGGGGMDGGGSGDNTPSNFNLLSGKRGYSDTSSVDLKLNLILSNSKASVVQEDSIMEENKSNNNSSSSSSTASHKETKNLLPNSSCTDEDDQAKPSAPKTQVVGWPPVRSSGAQVVGWPPVRSYRKNLITSSIQKNSSDEEEKVSGNVNPAFVKVSMDGAPYLRKVDLNLYNSYKDLSDALGKMFSSFTIGNCGPHGMKDFMNESKLMDLLNGSEYLPTYEDKDGDWMLVGDVPWKMFVDSCKRIRIMKGSDALGLAAPRAVEKCKNRS, encoded by the exons ATGGAAGTTCGCCGGCAGAAAATGCCGAAATTGGCTATCAACTTAGAGACGGATTTGTGTCTAGGATTACCGGGAGGAGGAGGTAtggatggtggtggtagtggcgATAATACGCCGAGCAATTTTAATCTATTATCAGGGAAGAGAGGATATTCTGATACATCTAGTGTTGATTTGAAGCTTAACCTTATTCTATCTAATAGTAAGGCAAGTGTCGTCCAAGAGGATTCAATAATGGAGGAAAATAAGAGTAATAAtaattcatcttcgtcttcatctaCTGCTTCTCATAAGGAAACTAAAAATCTTCTTCCTAATTCTTCCTGTACCGATGAGGATGATCAAGCAAAACCTTCTGCTCCCAA GACACAAGTAGTGGGTTGGCCACCTGTTAGATCTTCCGGGGCACAAGTGGTGGGTTGGCCACCTGTTCGATCATACCGGAAGAACTTGATTACTTCTTCCATCCAGAAGAACAGTTCCGACGAAGAAGAGAAGGTTAGCGGCAACGTCAATCCAGCTTTTGTTAAGGTTAGCATGGATGGTGCACCTTATCTGCGTAAGGTGGATTTAAATTTGTACAACAGCTACAAGGACCTTTCTGATGCCCTAGGAAAAATGTTTAGTTCCTTCACAATTG GAAACTGTGGACCTCATGGAATGAAGGATTTTATGAACGAAAGCAAGTTGATGGATCTTTTAAATGGGTCGGAGTACCTGCCAACCTACGAAGATAAGGACGGTGACTGGATGCTCGTTGGCGATGTCCCATGGAA GATGTTTGTTGATTCATGCAAGCGTATACGTATTATGAAAGGGTCCGACGCACTTGGACTTG CAGCACCAAGAGCTGTGGAGAAATGCAAGAATAGAAGCTGA